The Polaribacter tangerinus genome has a segment encoding these proteins:
- the guaB gene encoding IMP dehydrogenase yields the protein MTAHDNKIIGEGLTYDDVLLVPAFSEVLPREVSIQTKFTRNITINVPIASAAMDTVTESALAIAIAREGGIGVLHKNMTIEQQALEVRKVKRAESGMILDPVTLPLSAVVFDAKSYMKEHGIGGIPIVDENGILKGIVTNRDLRFEHDNNRPIVEVMTSKNLITAAVGTSLKDAEKILQKNKIEKLLIVDDAYSLKGLITFRDITKVTQKPIANKDTFGRLRVAAALGVTSDAVERAEALVNAGVDAVIIDTAHGHTKGVVTVLKEVKSKFPQLDVVVGNIATAAAAKYLVEAGADAVKVGIGPGSICTTRVVAGVGFPQFSAVLEVAAAIKGSGVPVIADGGIRYTGDIPKAIAAGADAVMLGSLLAGTKESPGETIIYEGRKFKSYRGMGSVEAMKQGSKDRYFQDVEADIKKLVPEGIVGRVPYKGELFESIHQFIGGLRAGMGYCGAKDIATLKETGQFVRITASGINESHPHDVAITKEAPNYSRR from the coding sequence ATGACAGCACACGACAACAAAATTATTGGAGAAGGATTAACCTATGATGATGTATTATTGGTTCCTGCTTTTTCTGAAGTTCTTCCCAGAGAAGTAAGCATTCAAACTAAATTTACCAGAAACATTACTATTAACGTTCCCATTGCTTCTGCAGCTATGGATACAGTTACAGAATCTGCATTAGCAATTGCAATTGCTAGAGAAGGTGGTATTGGTGTTTTACACAAAAACATGACGATTGAGCAACAAGCTCTAGAAGTAAGAAAAGTAAAGCGTGCAGAGTCTGGTATGATTTTAGACCCTGTTACATTACCACTTTCTGCGGTTGTTTTTGATGCAAAATCTTACATGAAAGAACACGGCATTGGTGGTATTCCTATTGTTGATGAAAACGGAATTTTAAAAGGAATTGTTACCAATAGAGATTTGCGTTTTGAGCATGATAATAATAGACCTATTGTAGAGGTAATGACAAGCAAAAATTTAATTACTGCTGCTGTTGGTACTTCTTTAAAAGATGCCGAAAAAATTCTACAAAAAAATAAAATTGAAAAATTACTAATTGTTGATGATGCCTACTCTTTAAAAGGATTAATAACCTTTAGAGATATTACAAAAGTTACGCAAAAACCCATTGCCAACAAAGATACTTTTGGTAGGTTAAGAGTTGCCGCTGCATTAGGAGTTACAAGTGATGCCGTAGAAAGAGCAGAAGCATTGGTAAATGCTGGTGTTGATGCCGTTATAATTGATACTGCACATGGCCATACAAAAGGGGTTGTAACTGTTTTAAAAGAGGTAAAATCGAAATTTCCACAGTTAGATGTAGTTGTTGGTAATATTGCAACTGCTGCGGCAGCAAAATACTTAGTAGAGGCAGGAGCAGATGCTGTAAAAGTTGGTATAGGACCAGGTTCTATTTGTACCACAAGAGTTGTAGCAGGAGTTGGTTTTCCTCAATTTTCTGCAGTGTTAGAAGTGGCTGCAGCTATTAAAGGAAGTGGTGTACCCGTTATTGCAGATGGTGGAATTCGTTATACGGGAGATATTCCAAAGGCAATTGCCGCAGGAGCAGATGCTGTAATGTTAGGTTCTTTATTAGCCGGAACTAAAGAGTCTCCCGGAGAAACAATAATTTATGAAGGAAGAAAATTTAAGTCTTACAGAGGTATGGGTTCAGTTGAAGCTATGAAACAAGGATCTAAAGACAGATATTTTCAGGACGTAGAAGCAGATATTAAAAAACTTGTACCAGAAGGAATTGTAGGTAGAGTTCCATACAAAGGCGAACTTTTTGAAAGTATTCATCAATTTATTGGCGGTTTAAGAGCTGGTATGGGATATTGTGGTGCAAAAGATATTGCTACTCTAAAAGAAACCGGTCAATTTGTAAGAATAACGGCAAGCGGAATTAATGAAAGTCATCCGCATGACGTTGCCATAACCAAAGAAGCACCGAATTACAGTAGAAGATAG
- a CDS encoding TonB-dependent receptor: MYSQYQITGTVVNETKKTINKVQIYDENGNLLAQTGILGTFSFYTSKDNIQLFFYAEEYRFKKVYLSNKEYSNLNIVLENFSNDLSEIQIKARKEKIFELKRLKDVEGTAIYAGKKTEVILVNQSTANLATNNARQIFNQIAGLNIYQNDDAGLQLNIGGRGLDPNRTANFNTRQNSYDISADVLGYPESYYTPASESLEEIQIIRGAASLQYGTQFGGLVNFVTKKPTKKREIVFRNTAGSFGLLTNFTSVSNTIGKWSYYTFANFKKGNGFRENSNFKSQNFFVNIGYQLNDDSKISLEFTYLDYLAQQAGGLTDRMFRENPYQTNRSRNWFQVNWLLYSLKWEHRFNKHTNFSFNLFGLDASRDALGFRTNRVNQPDIGIERDLIKGTFNNYGLETRLLSKYVVFNKKATFLIGSKFYKANNTNRQGPGTNGNDANFSMQLEEYPNYLRQSESLFPNLNISVFGENIFYINNKLSITPGFRAEYINTKRDEIIKDIITDAAGNVINENLRNESEINKRTFILLGLGTSYKIRKEAEFYGNITQNYRSVTFSDISTANPAFEISPNISDEKGYTFDAGFRGNFKNYFSYDANIFGLFYNDRINIYTRTDGKAERNNIGDARILGIESIIDFNLKKILALNTNYVFNFFINSSFINSEYTKSEISGVVGNAVEFVPKINIKTGIRFGYNNFLSSLQYSYVSSQFSDATNAVGGSISGVTGEIPAYSILDFSTSYKYQFAKLEAGINNLLNSSYFTRRATGYPGPGIIPSAPRNYYLGLALKF; the protein is encoded by the coding sequence ATGTACAGTCAATATCAAATTACTGGTACTGTAGTAAATGAAACAAAAAAAACGATTAATAAAGTCCAAATTTATGATGAAAATGGAAACTTATTAGCACAAACGGGTATTTTAGGAACTTTTAGTTTTTATACAAGTAAAGACAATATTCAATTATTTTTTTACGCAGAAGAGTATCGATTTAAAAAAGTCTACCTCTCCAACAAAGAGTATTCGAATTTAAATATTGTTCTTGAAAACTTTTCAAACGATTTGTCGGAAATACAAATAAAAGCAAGGAAAGAAAAAATTTTTGAACTGAAAAGATTAAAAGACGTAGAAGGAACAGCAATTTATGCTGGAAAAAAAACAGAAGTGATTTTGGTAAATCAATCTACTGCAAACTTAGCAACCAATAATGCAAGGCAAATATTTAACCAAATTGCCGGATTAAATATCTATCAAAACGATGATGCAGGATTGCAATTAAATATAGGAGGTAGAGGATTAGATCCTAACAGAACAGCAAATTTTAACACACGCCAAAATAGCTATGATATTAGTGCAGACGTACTTGGGTATCCAGAAAGTTATTACACACCAGCTTCCGAAAGTTTAGAAGAAATTCAAATTATTAGAGGTGCAGCGTCTTTACAGTATGGAACTCAATTTGGTGGGTTGGTAAATTTTGTTACTAAAAAACCAACTAAAAAACGAGAAATTGTCTTTAGAAATACAGCAGGTAGTTTTGGTTTGTTAACAAACTTTACAAGTGTAAGCAATACAATTGGTAAATGGAGTTATTATACGTTTGCAAACTTTAAGAAAGGAAATGGTTTTAGAGAAAACTCAAATTTTAAATCGCAAAATTTTTTCGTTAATATTGGTTATCAACTTAATGATGACAGTAAAATATCTCTTGAATTCACTTATTTAGATTATTTAGCACAACAAGCAGGTGGATTGACAGATAGAATGTTTAGAGAAAATCCTTATCAAACCAACCGATCTAGAAATTGGTTTCAGGTAAATTGGTTGTTGTATAGTTTGAAATGGGAACATAGGTTTAATAAACATACTAATTTTTCTTTTAATTTATTTGGTTTAGATGCCTCGAGAGATGCACTAGGGTTTAGAACAAATAGAGTTAATCAGCCAGATATTGGTATCGAAAGGGATTTGATTAAAGGAACTTTTAATAATTATGGCTTAGAAACTCGTTTATTAAGTAAATATGTTGTTTTTAATAAAAAGGCAACATTTTTAATAGGTTCAAAATTTTACAAAGCTAACAATACAAACAGGCAGGGGCCTGGAACAAATGGAAACGATGCCAATTTTTCAATGCAACTAGAAGAATATCCCAACTACTTGAGGCAGTCAGAGAGTTTATTTCCTAATTTAAATATTTCTGTATTTGGAGAAAACATTTTTTACATCAATAATAAATTATCAATTACACCTGGTTTTAGAGCTGAGTACATCAACACAAAAAGGGACGAGATTATAAAAGACATTATTACCGATGCAGCAGGAAATGTAATCAATGAAAATTTAAGAAATGAAAGCGAAATAAATAAGAGAACATTTATTCTTTTGGGTTTAGGAACGAGTTATAAGATAAGAAAAGAAGCAGAGTTTTACGGTAACATTACTCAAAACTACAGATCTGTAACATTTTCAGATATTAGTACTGCAAATCCTGCTTTTGAAATATCACCAAACATTTCAGATGAAAAAGGCTATACTTTTGATGCCGGTTTTAGAGGGAATTTTAAAAATTATTTTTCCTATGATGCCAATATATTTGGTCTTTTTTACAATGATAGAATAAATATTTATACTAGGACAGACGGAAAGGCTGAGCGAAATAATATTGGAGATGCAAGAATTTTAGGTATCGAAAGTATCATAGATTTTAATTTAAAAAAAATACTTGCGTTAAATACAAACTACGTATTTAACTTTTTCATAAACTCGTCGTTTATAAATTCTGAATATACCAAATCGGAAATTAGTGGAGTGGTAGGTAATGCTGTTGAATTTGTTCCGAAAATAAATATTAAAACAGGTATTCGTTTTGGATATAATAATTTTTTAAGTAGTCTTCAATACTCTTATGTATCTAGTCAGTTTTCAGATGCAACTAATGCCGTTGGCGGAAGTATAAGTGGAGTAACAGGAGAAATTCCAGCTTACAGTATTTTAGATTTTTCTACCTCTTATAAATATCAATTTGCAAAATTAGAAGCCGGAATTAACAATTTACTAAATAGTTCCTATTTTACAAGGAGGGCAACAGGCTATCCCGGACCTGGAATTATTCCATCAGCACCAAGAAATTACTACCTCGGTCTAGCCCTTAAATTTTAA
- a CDS encoding HTTM domain-containing protein, translating into MISKLKYNFNTQTNTAPLAIFRLLFGLLMFVSMLRFWINGWIEKLYLLPKFHFSYLGLEFIKPIGNYTYFIFLICGLSAIFIAIGYKYRFATIIFFLSFLYIELMDKTTYLNHYYFINLVSFLLIFLPANAYFSLDAYLNGKKYLKVPKWSIDSIKLLLIIVYFYAGLAKLNSDWLLRAMPLKIWLPSKFDIPLIGETFMQQNWFHYAMSWSGMLYDLTIPFLLLYKKTRNMAFIAVVFFHVFTRVLFPIGMFPYIMIIATLIFFENSFHQKIINFLTKNILITRKKIQSISTLKLSNSRQKITKTVLCIFFIIQIMFPWRYLLYPGELFWNEQGYRFSWRVMLMEKAGSTNFKIVDTKKNTSFTVDNSDFLTTFQEKQMSFQPDFILEYAHFLGNHFKKQGHKNIAVFAESYVALNGRLSTRFIDNTVNLYAEKRSFKPIKWIIPFSSEIKIKGL; encoded by the coding sequence GTGATATCTAAATTAAAATATAATTTTAATACACAAACAAATACAGCCCCATTAGCAATTTTTCGTTTGCTTTTTGGGCTGTTAATGTTTGTAAGTATGTTACGTTTTTGGATAAATGGCTGGATAGAAAAACTATATCTCTTACCCAAATTTCATTTTTCTTATTTGGGGTTAGAATTTATAAAACCTATAGGTAATTACACTTATTTTATTTTTTTAATTTGTGGGTTATCTGCAATTTTTATTGCAATTGGATATAAATATAGATTCGCCACAATTATCTTTTTTTTATCCTTCTTGTATATTGAGTTAATGGATAAAACAACCTATTTAAATCACTATTACTTTATTAATTTAGTAAGTTTTCTTCTCATTTTTTTACCGGCTAATGCTTATTTTTCTTTAGATGCCTATTTAAACGGTAAAAAGTATTTAAAAGTCCCGAAATGGTCTATAGATAGCATAAAGTTACTATTAATTATTGTATATTTTTATGCTGGCTTAGCAAAATTAAATTCCGATTGGCTACTTAGAGCTATGCCTTTAAAGATTTGGCTACCTTCTAAGTTCGATATCCCTTTAATTGGAGAAACGTTTATGCAACAAAATTGGTTTCATTATGCAATGAGTTGGTCTGGGATGTTGTACGACTTAACAATTCCTTTTTTACTACTTTACAAAAAAACTCGAAACATGGCTTTTATAGCAGTTGTGTTTTTTCATGTTTTTACAAGAGTTTTATTTCCTATTGGTATGTTTCCTTATATAATGATTATTGCTACACTTATTTTTTTTGAGAACAGTTTTCATCAAAAAATAATTAATTTTTTAACTAAAAATATTTTAATCACTAGAAAAAAAATACAAAGTATTTCTACTTTAAAGCTTTCAAATAGTAGACAAAAAATTACTAAAACCGTTTTATGTATTTTCTTTATCATTCAAATAATGTTTCCATGGCGTTATCTTTTGTATCCTGGAGAATTATTTTGGAATGAACAAGGATATCGTTTTTCTTGGCGTGTGATGTTAATGGAAAAAGCAGGAAGTACAAATTTTAAAATAGTAGACACCAAAAAAAACACTTCTTTTACAGTAGATAATTCAGATTTTTTAACAACTTTTCAAGAAAAGCAAATGAGTTTTCAGCCAGATTTTATTTTGGAGTATGCTCACTTTTTAGGTAATCACTTTAAAAAACAAGGGCATAAAAACATAGCTGTTTTCGCAGAAAGTTACGTGGCTTTAAACGGACGTTTAAGTACTAGATTTATTGATAACACTGTAAATTTATATGCTGAAAAAAGATCTTTTAAACCTATAAAATGGATAATTCCATTTTCATCTGAAATTAAAATTAAAGGACTATAA
- a CDS encoding imelysin family protein gives MFKKIFPVIITLFILSSCSSTEEENPVLKDSFDRKGMLTNIADNIIIPAYEDFSSKMALLKTEGNAFIDNPNIANLESLRNSWLTAYKSWQHIEMYNIGKANEILYKFHINIYPVTVTDIDDNIKNGSYDLNSANNHDAQGFPALDYLLFGLDNSDSKIIEKYTIDTNKENFKKYLYDVIAQMSSLTNIVVTDFKEQRNVFVNNTVNTLSGSVNQLVNDYIFYYEKGLRANKIGIPSGIFSSTPLPQKVEAFYNNTVSKELTLEALSAVQNLFEGKHFGKNTKGLGFNDYLITLNRNDLATSISNQFTIAKTAIEKLNNSFSIQINSDNVAMTKAYDELQKNVVLMKVDMIQTFNISVDYVDADGD, from the coding sequence ATGTTTAAAAAAATATTCCCCGTAATTATTACACTTTTTATTCTGAGCTCATGTTCATCAACTGAAGAAGAAAATCCAGTTCTTAAAGATAGCTTCGACAGAAAAGGAATGTTAACAAATATAGCAGACAATATTATTATTCCTGCTTATGAAGACTTTAGTTCTAAAATGGCGCTCTTAAAAACTGAAGGAAATGCTTTTATAGATAATCCAAATATTGCTAATTTAGAATCATTAAGAAATTCTTGGCTAACTGCTTACAAATCTTGGCAACATATAGAAATGTATAATATTGGTAAAGCAAATGAAATTCTATACAAATTCCACATAAATATTTATCCGGTAACTGTTACCGATATTGATGATAATATTAAAAATGGCAGTTACGACTTAAATAGTGCTAATAACCACGACGCTCAAGGTTTTCCTGCATTGGATTATCTGTTATTTGGTCTTGACAATTCAGATAGTAAAATAATAGAAAAATATACTATAGATACTAATAAGGAGAACTTTAAGAAATACCTTTATGATGTTATAGCGCAAATGAGTTCTCTTACAAATATTGTAGTTACAGATTTTAAAGAACAACGAAATGTATTTGTTAATAATACAGTAAATACACTGTCTGGTTCAGTAAATCAATTAGTAAATGATTACATTTTTTATTACGAAAAAGGACTAAGAGCAAATAAAATCGGAATTCCATCTGGTATTTTTTCTTCGACACCTTTACCCCAAAAAGTAGAAGCTTTTTACAATAATACGGTTTCTAAAGAATTAACTCTAGAAGCGCTTTCAGCTGTACAAAATCTTTTTGAAGGAAAACATTTTGGTAAAAATACGAAAGGACTAGGATTTAATGATTACTTAATTACGTTAAATAGAAATGATTTAGCAACAAGTATTAGTAATCAATTTACAATAGCAAAAACAGCTATAGAAAAACTAAACAATAGCTTTTCTATACAAATAAACTCAGACAATGTTGCCATGACAAAAGCGTATGACGAACTACAAAAAAACGTGGTCTTAATGAAAGTAGATATGATACAGACATTTAATATAAGTGTTGATTATGTAGATGCAGACGGCGATTAA